TTTTTATGCCACATTTTTGAATAATACATTCCATTATGTCCCAAAAAAAGCCATGGGAAGAATTATGAATGCTATAAACTCCCTCAGTACCATAGCAATTTTTTACCGCAAATGCCATCTCTGTGCAGCTATGTAAATTATTTAGAATACCGCAAATATTAGAAACACAAAAGCCACCGGGAGATATATCTTCACCTACTGTATAGCTGCTTGATCTTTCATCTCCATAATAAGAGCCAAAATCTTCCGAACGAAACCCCATCATTAAAAAAGGAATATATGCTAGTCCCTTACTAATAAATCCAAATCGTGGAATTGTTGCGATAAAGCAATAAAACAACTCACCTATAAAATTCATTGCACACGAAAAGGGATTAAACTCTTGCAGTCCATAGAGATCGAACAGCGTGAGGGGGTTATTTTTTACATAGAGGTATCCATTTGCACCGGTGGAGTAACCGCTGGGGTCTAAAGTCAACCAACGTCCCACTTCCGGCATATAGAAACGCCGTCCGAAGAAGGTAAAGCCGGTTTCATTATCCAAGCGCTTACCAAGATATCTCCAAGGGCACATTTCTGCGACAGGCCCTTCCGAATTCTCAATACATCCGAAAGCGTCGTAGCGATAGCATGCGCTTGATTCGCCGGTTTCAGAGTCAATCAGAGATCTCAAACTTCCTTGATGATCATAAATAGGCGCATAAGCCTTACCGCCGAGTTCAATTGCAGCTGCCTGACCTTCTTTTGCTTGTTTACCGTACCCAAAGATACGCAGAGAAGTGAAGTGATGATTTTCGTCCACCGAACCGGCTTCAGTCACACCTACATAGAGGTATTTCTCTTTGGAAAGAGAGGTGAATGATTGATCAGGATTGATGCTTAAATGTTCTTTTGCAATACGCCGATGTAGAGCGTCATAGGTGTACTTCCACATCTCATTTCCTTTTCTAACAGTCCTTAATCGATCCAAAGAGTCATATTCAAAGGACATATTCCCAACGGAAGTTAAATTACCATTCTCATCATACTTATAGTGATTTCCATTGGATTCCAGGAGTCTATTTGTATTTGCACAGATGACATAAGGCATACCGTTGATAGATCGCCGGTTTCCTAGATTGTCATATTTGTAGGAATGAGAATGGGATTCCTGTGTCAGCTGTGACAAGGAGTCATAGGAATATTTCTTTTGGAAATCTCCTAGAGTGTCTTGGTAATGACTTTCAATAAGGGTGTCATCCAATGCATATTTAAATTGGCCTTTCAGATGCTCACTGTCAATATTGGTCGTCCGCCCTTTGTTATCATAAGCAAAGGAGATTTCGCCTGCTTTTCCGGCAAGTTGAAGGGAGAGGATCCTCCCTGCAAGATCGGTAGAAAGAACTTTGTGTTGATAGACTTCTTCTTGCTGTGTGTTAAGCCGAATAGTGGATTCGTGGTTGAACCCTTTATATGTATATTTAACACTTGTTCCATCATGAAAAGTCATTAGATTGGGTCTATCCAGTGCATCATAACTGTATTTAATAAAGAGCTCAGGCGAGAATTTTTCTTGCTCTAGTTGATCCTGCGCATTGTATAATCGTTCAATTTGCCAGTCTTGAATAGGATCCCAAATCTTCGTTGGGTGATCTGCGGAATCATATTCGTAGTGATGGTCGAATGTAAGCTTTGAGTCATACTCATTTTTAACACGCCCTTGAGCATCAAAAATCCAATATAATTCTGTACCGTCGTTACGCAGCACTTTGGTTTTTCTACCCATACTATCATACGTATGTCTGGTAATTGTCTGTTGGGGTGTGCCTGCATGCGAAGTTTCTGCGACAAGCCTTCCTAGAATATCGTAGTAGGATCTTCTAATCTGAGTGTTTACTTCCTCGTCATTGTATATAAGGCTATCCGTTGTTTCGATACATTTTCCATACAAGTTATAGGAGCATGTTTTCTTTTGGAGAAGCTGTCCAAATTGATCATAAACTTCCACTAAAACTACCCGTTGGGCAGCATCCTTGCGTTCACGTGTAATGCGTCCGGAGCTGTCAGTTACTTCTAAAGCATCTATCCAACCTCCACTGAAAGGATCAAAATCAGAAGTGTAAGTGTAGTGGGTTTCAGCCCCTTCCGGGTCTGTCACTTTCGTGATGCGATTCCTTGAATCGAATGTAGTAAACGTGGAAAGGATTTTTCCGTCATCATTATTTACGGACTCTACAATTTTTCTTCCTGCAGAATCGTAAACAAAGGTTTGATGCATCTGGAGTTTCCCCTCTCCATCTAAATGCTTCTCCTCAATAATGCGTCCAAAATAATCATGCTCTCTTTGTTTGATCTGCAGTAGCTGCTGACCTTCATATTGCTTTTCTTCATTCAAGTAACCGCGGCTCGAATATGCATAGACTGTACGGTGGTTGCCTTTAGCTTCTTCTACGCATCTTCCCAGGCCGTCGTAAGAATAAAGAATAGACGGTCCGCTAGGATTGTATTGGGCAATCTTGCGTTTGCTGCGCCATGCATATTTCGTTTCACTTAATAATTCCCCGGAGATGTCGTAAAGCCCTTCTGCAAGAACATTTCCCATCTTATCGTAGCTGTATCTCTGCATCGTACCGTCAGGACGTATTACTTCCTTCAACTTACCGGAGAGGGTATATTGTCTTTTTTCTGAGCTGCCATCCGGGTATATTTTTTCCGAAATATCGCCGCGCACCGTATATTTGCTAGTGGACCATATCCCTTCTTTATCCAAAGTACGAATGACATTTCCTAATGTATCGTACTCGTTAATGGTGACTGGTGAGACGGACTCGCCTAATAGGTTGACGGCAGGATACTTTGTCTGTATCAATCTGCCAAAATCGTCATACTCATAGGTGGTTTTCTGCTCTAGATGGTCTATCGAAGATGTTTTTTGATTCAGATGGTTATATTTATGACGTATTGAAATCACAGTTCCATCGCTATGCCGCTCTTCTTCCTTAATTTTCCTGTGAGCAAAGTCGTAGGTATAGTGTTTTTCTACATTGGCATCCGGACCTTTCTCAAAAAGCAGGTTCCCCTCTTCATCGTAGCTTTTCTCTAAAACGTTTCCGTATGGATCGGTTTCCCAAACGATCCTGCCTTTACTATCATATCCGTATTCAATTGCGTAGCAGAAGTTCTCACCAGCATCATAAGCTTCTCTGCGTATAAGGCGGCCTGTTTCATTATATGTAAAAGACGTACTCTTAAGTCTTTTTAGAATTCCTAAAGATGGATCCCAATAGACGACTTTTTCTGAGCTGACTTTACCGAATAATGGTATAGCGACGTGGTATTCTCTGAGTGTAGATACCCTTTCTGTCACATTGCTTAGATCGTTAAAGTCTTTACTTTTTCCGTTATCATGTGTTTCACAAAAACAAAAGCCTTGTGCATCATAGTGTCTAAATTCCCTCAATTCTATGCCATTACTACCTGTTACGAACCTTGCAATAAGTATATTGGTTCCCGGCAAGTATTCGTACTCGATAATAGCACCTTCATCATCCCCTTCTGCTATAAGGTTATTGAACCCATCGTCGCTATATTTAAACCAACGGGTATAGGCTTGAACAATGCCGTTGCCTGAAAGATCGCCCTCTAATGCTTCTGAAATTATGTTCCCACGCGCATCATAATTAAATGAGCGTGCATTGACTACCTTTCCTTCGGAATCTAGATCTGTCTTTGATACCAACTTATTGCTATAACAATCCCATAGATATTCTTCACTGTGATCCAACGCATAATTGGGGAAAATGCCCCTATAGAATTCAATTTTCTTAATCTTATCTCCGCCATCATAACAATAGGTTGTCTTATTCAAATGGGCATTATAAACATCTGTTGAACTCTTTGTTTGATGTGCTGTGAACCCATTTTTAGTCCTCTCTGTAATTTTATTTATCCACGAATAGACAAATCGATAGGTTGTAATAGGTCTGTTTGTGGTACCTACAGGTTCTTTTAGCTTCTTGACCTTATCGACAACACTATCTCTGAAGTGATCTTTTTTCTTATAGTCGGTATAGACCACACCTAATTTAGAGAGTGAATTTTCACCTGCCTTGTAATATTCAGGCTGAATGAAGTTGCCCGTAAGGCTTACACGAGAATTCAGGAGCATTTCCGTATTGTCATCATTATGATGATAGGTATACATACGCAGGGGGCAATCGCTTCCGGATATTCTTGTGAGATAATGCTTTATTGTTTTTCTACTACTCATATCATCCACCGAGTAGCCTTTCATTTCATAATGCACATAACGGAAATCATGGGAGGTAGCTGTTACTGTGCTGGGATGGCTATAGTAGTCAAAATTAATATGGCCGTAAGGTATGCCGTTGGGGGCATTCAATGCTGTAATTTCTCTGACGCGTGAAGGATGATGCTTACCGTAAGTATACTCAAAACAAGTTCTATTGGGTTTTATGGAGCTGGAAAGGACAAAATGCTGAAGCTTTTTCCCTCCGACCTTCTCAAAATTCCTATGCTCGCCCGAACCACTGAGAACTTTGCAATTTTTGTTCTTTGTATTCCAAGTCAGAATTATATTCCTTAAATCTTCCTTCGCAGAAAAACTCACTGCGCCAATCTGGTATCCCTTTCCGAAGCTGACTTCTTGAACATTTTTATCTTTTAAGATCTTTTTTCCATAATGTTCATGCATTCCTCCTGAATCTTCTCCACAATATGCGATATAATACTCCTTCTCGTTGTCTTTTTCTGTTTGTTCGATGTAAAGATCATGAGGGTGCATGAAGTTCCATCCATAGGATAAAGACCTATTAGATCTATTTGCTGAACAATAACCGTGCCCGATAAGCAAAGGGGTGGGCCCATCCAAGGCCAATCCGACTCCTTGTTCAATAAAGTCCCCTGAAATGACGCTGACGCAATTATTGACTATAGTATTTGCCAACCCGTCTGTATTAGTCAGTGAAGTGGGTGGAAAGAATTCGCGGATATTCGTATTTTCTTGTGCGGAAATTATTGAATAGTAAAGAGATAGAACCAGAAAAAAAGTCTTCCATGACATTGTAGATAGCCTTATCGTAAATTTAATTTTGCGAAAAAACTACCAATTTCAAATCAATATGTATACTAAATAAAAAATTATAACTATTACACCATTTTGGAGGGGTCTACAAAGACATCAAATTCTTCGGCTGTTAGCAGATTCAACCTGATACACGCCTCTTTGAGTGTAATCCCCTCTTTATAAGCAACATGAACTGCTTTAGCTGCATTGTCATAGCCTATTTTAGGATTAAGTGCTGTGACAAGCATTAATGAACGCTCTACATAGGCTTTCATTTGCGCGACGTTAGGTTTTAAATCTTTCAGTAAATGCTGTGTGAAAGAATGGCAGCAGTCTGCAAGCATCCGCACAGAAGCTATAAAATTATGTATGATCAATGGTTTGAAAACATTCAGCTCAAAATTCCCTTGAGAGCCTGCGATCGTGATAGCAAAGTCATGCGCCATCACCTGTATAGCGACCATTGTCATAGCTTCGGATTGCGTCGGATTAACTTTGCCGGGCATTATGGAAGATCCCGGTTCGTTTTCCGGCAGGAAAAGTTCGCTTAGTCCGCACCGAGGACCCGAACCCATCCACCGGATATCATTAGCTATTTTCATTAAACATGCGGCTAAGGTTTTTAAGGCCCCGCTAGCCTGTAATAAGGGTTCATGGCTAGATAAGGCTGCAAATTTATTCGGTGCTGAAATAAACGGTAATTGTGTTATTTCACGGATTTTCTGTGCAGCTAGCTCTGCAAAGCGAGGGTCGGCATTAAGGCCTGTTCCTACAGCTGTCCCACCAAGAGCTAATTTATATAAATCCTGAATTGAGTTTTCAATCCAATGGATGCAATCTTGCAGCTGAGAAACATAACCGGAAAACTCTTGTCCGAGAGTTAAAGGAACTGCATCCATTAGATGAGTGCGCCCTATTTTTATTATGTCCTTGTATTCGGTCGCTTTCTCCTGGAGTTCACTGCACATTTCTCTCAAGCGAGGCAATAGTTTATGTGTGACTTCTTCTACAGCGGCGATATGCATTGCAGTAGGAAACGTATCATTAGATGATTGGCTTTTATTGACATCATCATTAGGGTGCACAGGGGTTTTACTGCCGATTACCCCGCCGTGGAGCTCAATGGCACGGTTGGAAATAACTTCATTGGCATTCATATTGGACTGAGTACCGCTACCTGTCTGCCAAACACGCAAAGGAAAGTGGCTATCCCATTTTCCCTCTGCAACTTCTTTTGCTGCGGCGATTATAAGATCGGCTTTCTGAGGTGTGAGAAGTCCTAGTTCCTTATTGGCTTCAGCTGAAGCCCATTTTACTATACCCATTGCGCGAATAATGCTTTTGGGCATCGTTTCTGAACTTATATTGAAATATTTCAAGGAGCGTTCTGTCTGAGCTCCCCAATACTTTTCATGTTCAACCGGGATTTCTCCCATACTATCACTTTCGATGCGGTGTTTTTCAGAACTCATGCCAACCTAGATTTCTACAGATTAAAATTTGGACGATAGATGAAGGTAAATTTATCGAAAAGAACTAATAGTTTGTACGAAAGTCGATTGAAGATAATACAGATAGGGAGTGATATGAACCGCTCCCTTCAAAGTTAAGCGAATAAAGAATCCATAAGCTTATTTTCTATGAATTCCATTCTCAAAGCATCGAATTGATTCGCCCCAGTTTGATTATGACCCGGCCATTCATCGCAACAAATGCGTATGAGAAATGTATTGTTCATTTCAGCAACGTTTTCTTCCACCTTATCAATAAAATGACGTTTACCATTTTGATCTAAATAATAGGGGCTTTCCAGTTTTATGTAGATTCTATGAGTAGGAATTGAGCACTCTATACACAAGCCATAGCAGTCTAAATTAAGTTCTATATTTGCAATACAGCCCTGACTATGAAAGTACTTTTTCAAATATTCTAAGACACATTGTTGGAATTTTTGTATTTGAGGGTCACTAAGACTCCTATCCAAACGTTCTTTAGCGGTTTGAATAATTAAATTAAGTTTATCTAGAACGGATTCAGGTAATTCTGAACGTTTTTCAGCCAACTTATAAAAAGTGTATAGTACGGTTTCCAGCTTTAGTGCAGCTTCATAAGTTCTTAGTTGTTGATCTGACTGAAAATGACTCAGCCTTTTATATATGAAGTTCTCATATGAGGGTGTGTATTCATTTGTGGATAAGGAATACCTGATTAGAACAGAGCGTGTAAGATTAATTTGTTCATCCAAGTTAGAACTTAAAGGTTCTTGACTTAGAACAGCTTCAAAGTGGTCTAATAATTCGATGATGAGCTCATCTTTTACGGGGCAGTGTTCACAAAAACTCTGCAAGGCTTTACATAACAAAGAATTATCAAGTGTATTCTTTATGAGATTTATTTCTTTAGCTGCCGCTTCTAAAAAATCCTTATCACTTATTTTTAGCGGTCGAAGTGAGCAAATAATACTTACAATCTGTTCAGGACTTAGCTCAGCTATTTTTTTTGTAATAAGTTGTAGTGTCTTTCGAAAAATCTCATTATATGCACTTCGATGGAAGATATAATTTGTTTCTTTCTGTGCTAGCTTATTTCTAAAGGATAAAATGAAACTGGCAGCTTCGCTTCCAGTAAGTAGTTCAATTTTATGCATATTGGCTTCAAAGTACTTTTTAAGATCTTGCAGCATCGGGGTTAATTTCACGAAATGTGACCTTACACTACTATGGGAAAGCATAGATAAATGTGCGGCACTCAAATTATCAAGCTGTTTAGATACCTTATTGTAGATGCCTAATAAGAATGTCACTGTCTTAAAATTTATTCTATTACTCTGGTTTGCTCCAATGCGTACATTTCTTAACGCATAAATCATGTGCGTTAGATCAGCGGCTGTAAAAATCATTAAATTCATTCTGGAAAAGAAGTTTTCTAAAATCAAAAAAATGGGGTGAAGTTTATACGACTTATTAGAGAAGAAATTAATGGACTGGAGTGCAAAGGCGATATATAACAAATGCGTACTTTCAAATGTATTTGAGAAAAAGGAGTGTATAAGCTCTAATACAACTGTACGCAATTCTTCTTGCTGTTGACTTATCTCTTTATTTTCTGAATTGATCGACATGATTAGAAAAGTATTCAATGCCAAGGCATCTAGATTTGGATTCTCAAAAGATGTGATTTCTTGTAAGTGCATGTCATCTAAAGTTCTCTTTAAGCTTCCGGCATGACTGAATTCATAAAGTGATATCTCCATCAAGGCTTTGGCATAGGTCAGAAAACTGGTTGCGTCCATCAGTCTAAGTATGGACAGCATTGTTTGAACACATTTGAAATGATCTTCTGAAGTATTAACTGCAGTATCTTTTAAAATTCCTGATATCACAGCACGGAAATAGCTTCCTAAAGGTACAACATCCGTGGGCTTATCTTCGGTTGGGAGGGCGGAGAGTTCCTTTACATCACAATCAGGAACTGAGGCTTGAATTGATTTTTCAACATAACTAGATGTCTGTGTATTTGTGATGTTTGGGGCGACTAAGGATACATTTACCATTTTATAACCTTTAGGTGTTTTCGGTAGTGTTGGGAATTTAAGGAATAAATTTTGATTAT
This window of the Parachlamydiales bacterium genome carries:
- a CDS encoding RHS repeat-associated core domain-containing protein; translated protein: MSWKTFFLVLSLYYSIISAQENTNIREFFPPTSLTNTDGLANTIVNNCVSVISGDFIEQGVGLALDGPTPLLIGHGYCSANRSNRSLSYGWNFMHPHDLYIEQTEKDNEKEYYIAYCGEDSGGMHEHYGKKILKDKNVQEVSFGKGYQIGAVSFSAKEDLRNIILTWNTKNKNCKVLSGSGEHRNFEKVGGKKLQHFVLSSSIKPNRTCFEYTYGKHHPSRVREITALNAPNGIPYGHINFDYYSHPSTVTATSHDFRYVHYEMKGYSVDDMSSRKTIKHYLTRISGSDCPLRMYTYHHNDDNTEMLLNSRVSLTGNFIQPEYYKAGENSLSKLGVVYTDYKKKDHFRDSVVDKVKKLKEPVGTTNRPITTYRFVYSWINKITERTKNGFTAHQTKSSTDVYNAHLNKTTYCYDGGDKIKKIEFYRGIFPNYALDHSEEYLWDCYSNKLVSKTDLDSEGKVVNARSFNYDARGNIISEALEGDLSGNGIVQAYTRWFKYSDDGFNNLIAEGDDEGAIIEYEYLPGTNILIARFVTGSNGIELREFRHYDAQGFCFCETHDNGKSKDFNDLSNVTERVSTLREYHVAIPLFGKVSSEKVVYWDPSLGILKRLKSTSFTYNETGRLIRREAYDAGENFCYAIEYGYDSKGRIVWETDPYGNVLEKSYDEEGNLLFEKGPDANVEKHYTYDFAHRKIKEEERHSDGTVISIRHKYNHLNQKTSSIDHLEQKTTYEYDDFGRLIQTKYPAVNLLGESVSPVTINEYDTLGNVIRTLDKEGIWSTSKYTVRGDISEKIYPDGSSEKRQYTLSGKLKEVIRPDGTMQRYSYDKMGNVLAEGLYDISGELLSETKYAWRSKRKIAQYNPSGPSILYSYDGLGRCVEEAKGNHRTVYAYSSRGYLNEEKQYEGQQLLQIKQREHDYFGRIIEEKHLDGEGKLQMHQTFVYDSAGRKIVESVNNDDGKILSTFTTFDSRNRITKVTDPEGAETHYTYTSDFDPFSGGWIDALEVTDSSGRITRERKDAAQRVVLVEVYDQFGQLLQKKTCSYNLYGKCIETTDSLIYNDEEVNTQIRRSYYDILGRLVAETSHAGTPQQTITRHTYDSMGRKTKVLRNDGTELYWIFDAQGRVKNEYDSKLTFDHHYEYDSADHPTKIWDPIQDWQIERLYNAQDQLEQEKFSPELFIKYSYDALDRPNLMTFHDGTSVKYTYKGFNHESTIRLNTQQEEVYQHKVLSTDLAGRILSLQLAGKAGEISFAYDNKGRTTNIDSEHLKGQFKYALDDTLIESHYQDTLGDFQKKYSYDSLSQLTQESHSHSYKYDNLGNRRSINGMPYVICANTNRLLESNGNHYKYDENGNLTSVGNMSFEYDSLDRLRTVRKGNEMWKYTYDALHRRIAKEHLSINPDQSFTSLSKEKYLYVGVTEAGSVDENHHFTSLRIFGYGKQAKEGQAAAIELGGKAYAPIYDHQGSLRSLIDSETGESSACYRYDAFGCIENSEGPVAEMCPWRYLGKRLDNETGFTFFGRRFYMPEVGRWLTLDPSGYSTGANGYLYVKNNPLTLFDLYGLQEFNPFSCAMNFIGELFYCFIATIPRFGFISKGLAYIPFLMMGFRSEDFGSYYGDERSSSYTVGEDISPGGFCVSNICGILNNLHSCTEMAFAVKNCYGTEGVYSIHNSSHGFFWDIMECIIQKCGIKTHSVQIAAEQLRVECKLHDRVIVNAHSQGALILSCALDYLTPEEVSKLQIRTFGGAKMILNDNAYSCINIVGKGDLVPLFSDPIGLLKGILSGNHKIEYCNSGFGEHSFDKETYSKALFRHGTFDKIRNLKH
- the fumC gene encoding class II fumarate hydratase; translation: MSSEKHRIESDSMGEIPVEHEKYWGAQTERSLKYFNISSETMPKSIIRAMGIVKWASAEANKELGLLTPQKADLIIAAAKEVAEGKWDSHFPLRVWQTGSGTQSNMNANEVISNRAIELHGGVIGSKTPVHPNDDVNKSQSSNDTFPTAMHIAAVEEVTHKLLPRLREMCSELQEKATEYKDIIKIGRTHLMDAVPLTLGQEFSGYVSQLQDCIHWIENSIQDLYKLALGGTAVGTGLNADPRFAELAAQKIREITQLPFISAPNKFAALSSHEPLLQASGALKTLAACLMKIANDIRWMGSGPRCGLSELFLPENEPGSSIMPGKVNPTQSEAMTMVAIQVMAHDFAITIAGSQGNFELNVFKPLIIHNFIASVRMLADCCHSFTQHLLKDLKPNVAQMKAYVERSLMLVTALNPKIGYDNAAKAVHVAYKEGITLKEACIRLNLLTAEEFDVFVDPSKMV